gattcaaaacacacaaaaacaattaatttttaacaaataaaaattaaattttttataaaatataatttccacCACATTCTTAAACATTATATTATCTCTATGGTGTAtgtaacatgttttgaatttattgttaaaattcttttgtaatgcctatatatttttttgtattcaaaatattttttaactggatatatatataggacCAATGACCTGATAATAAACCTGATTACCCGGGTCGTCTCCTAGGCCCGGTTCACTCACTCGTCGCGTTGGGGTGCCCATAAATCTTTTATTCACGCCTACTCACACTCACACGCTCACCctcattccattttttttccccaccCTCTTCTATCGTTTTAGtgtcttcttcatcttttccaGTGGAAGGAAAGGTAAAAATAGTTGGTACAAGTCTAAAAAATTCCCTCCTTTTCCATTTCTCCACTCAATGCAGCACCACCAGAAGCATCATCGTCACAAGCGCCCTCCACGACAGCCGTTGATCGAGCTCCAACCGTGTCAGGTTGCATTCCGAGTAGTCTGCCATGCTTCGAAAATCGGTGCTCTCATCGGCCACTCCGGATCCGTAATATCCCAAATCCGGCTTGAAACCGGTTGCCTTGTTCACTGCGAGGAGGCCGTGAAGGGGTCGGAGCACCGGGCGATCGTCGTGGTGGGGTCCGCATCCCCAGAGAGGAAAATCGAGGTGGGTGAAGATGAGACGGTGGAAGTGTCTGCAGCGCAGGAAGCGGTGGTTAGGGTTTTGGAGAGGATGTGGGAGTTGGATGCGGTGAAAGATGGCGGTGATTGCGAGGGGTATTGTGGACTTTTGGCCAATACGTCGCAGATTGGTGCCGTTGTGGGTAGAGAAGGCAGGAATATCAAGAGAATGAAGAGAGCTAGTGGGGCCCATATCTGGATTCTCCCGGCCCCACTTTGCGCGTTAAAGGAAGATCAATTAATTcaggtttttttcttccttttttagcTACATATTTCTCGTATAATAATTCATGatagattttatgtttttgtagcAGAAAGTAATacaaattttgatatatttaataatgTCTTAAATCATAGTTTAAGTAAAATAAAGTCTTTTATATCATctgaaatgaaatttgaaaaaattggtgtatgaaaccaaaaaaaaaaaaagattacagGGAGTAGCACTGTGGCTGTAAAGAAAGCTGTGATTGCTGTAACTAGCTGCCTTCAAGATTGTCGTCCATATGAGAAGGATGAAGTGGATTTAAGCCTTGAAGCTGTTAGGAGAAGAAGAAGTGGTTCCTCTGGTGATCCACATGCAGAATTCTTCCCTCATTTGTGTTCCCTGCTACCCACATATTCTGAAAATATTGCAACTGATAGAGACCATAAGAAACCTAACGAACAATTACAAGTTCAATTTAGGATAATCTGCTCCCATGGTGCAGCTGGGAGCATCATAGGCGAGGGAGGGTCTGTAGTCAGAGCTCTGCAAAATCAAACTGGGGCTTCTATCATCCTTGCTCCTCCTATAACCAACTCCAACTACCGTCTAGTTACTGTTTCTGCATTGGAGAACCTTGAATCATCCCACTCTCCTGCACAGAATGCTCTTCTTCTT
This Populus alba chromosome 7, ASM523922v2, whole genome shotgun sequence DNA region includes the following protein-coding sequences:
- the LOC118063153 gene encoding KH domain-containing protein HEN4 isoform X2, with the protein product MQHHQKHHRHKRPPRQPLIELQPCQVAFRVVCHASKIGALIGHSGSVISQIRLETGCLVHCEEAVKGSEHRAIVVVGSASPERKIEVGEDETVEVSAAQEAVVRVLERMWELDAVKDGGDCEGYCGLLANTSQIGAVVGREGRNIKRMKRASGAHIWILPAPLCALKEDQLIQITGSSTVAVKKAVIAVTSCLQDCRPYEKDEVDLSLEAVRRRRSGSSGDPHAEFFPHLCSLLPTYSENIATDRDHKKPNEQLQVQFRIICSHGAAGSIIGEGGSVVRALQNQTGASIILAPPITNSNYRLVTVSALENLESSHSPAQNALLLVFARSIEHDIERARSLGLIEEITVTATLLLPSNGVSCLIERGGRIDSEMIETTGADIQILQGDQFCYCASKNDVVLQLCAPLPPRTINTSSPVVVII
- the LOC118063153 gene encoding KH domain-containing protein HEN4 isoform X1, translating into MQHHQKHHRHKRPPRQPLIELQPCQVAFRVVCHASKIGALIGHSGSVISQIRLETGCLVHCEEAVKGSEHRAIVVVGSASPERKIEVGEDETVEVSAAQEAVVRVLERMWELDAVKDGGDCEGYCGLLANTSQIGAVVGREGRNIKRMKRASGAHIWILPAPLCALKEDQLIQITGSSTVAVKKAVIAVTSCLQDCRPYEKDEVDLSLEAVRRRRSGSSGDPHAEFFPHLCSLLPTYSENIATDRDHKKPNEQLQVQFRIICSHGAAGSIIGEGGSVVRALQNQTGASIILAPPITNSNYRLVTVSALENLESSHSPAQNALLLVFARSIEHDIERARSLGLIEEITVTATLLLPSNGVSCLIERGGRIDSEMIETTGADIQILQGDQFCYCASKNDVVLQITGESKNVQNALFQVTSKLRDALLPTKMLNGLRTGSPYKRAGEISRLHKSSDKSLDSNQETSLKKRVDQVLDPPSSSLQLPQKLHGERTTYSTDNGSSSTTSGKVSELERALHFLLPREGGA